Proteins encoded by one window of Bacillus sp. DTU_2020_1000418_1_SI_GHA_SEK_038:
- a CDS encoding isoprenyl transferase: MLNKMKQWRNQNSSTDLRERILKIQELQIPSHVAIIMDGNGRWAKKRALPRVAGHHEGMKVVRKMTKLANELGIKTLTLYAFSTENWKRPKMEVDFLMKLPEEFLGTFLPELVEENVRVQMMGYKEMLPTHTRNAIEKAMEDTKDNTGLILNFALNYGSRAEIIEGIKLVLKDCNSGIINENDLNEEVFSNYLMTKDLNDPDLLIRTSGEIRLSNFMLWQLAYTEFWFTDVLWPDFGEEHFIEAIEVFQNRQRRFGGV, encoded by the coding sequence ATGTTAAATAAAATGAAACAATGGAGAAATCAGAATAGCTCAACAGATCTCCGAGAGAGAATCTTGAAAATTCAAGAGCTTCAGATTCCTTCACACGTAGCGATTATAATGGATGGCAATGGCAGATGGGCAAAGAAAAGAGCGCTGCCGCGTGTTGCGGGGCATCATGAGGGAATGAAAGTAGTTCGGAAAATGACAAAATTGGCTAATGAGCTTGGAATAAAAACCTTAACTCTATATGCTTTCTCGACTGAAAATTGGAAAAGACCTAAAATGGAAGTGGATTTTTTAATGAAGCTCCCGGAGGAGTTTTTAGGTACATTCCTTCCTGAGCTAGTCGAAGAGAATGTACGGGTACAAATGATGGGCTATAAGGAAATGCTGCCTACACATACAAGGAATGCGATTGAGAAGGCAATGGAAGATACAAAGGATAATACCGGGTTAATTTTGAACTTCGCTCTTAATTATGGGAGCAGGGCGGAAATTATTGAGGGAATCAAACTTGTCTTAAAAGATTGCAATAGTGGTATAATAAATGAAAATGATTTAAATGAAGAAGTTTTTTCAAATTATTTAATGACGAAAGATCTAAATGATCCTGATTTATTAATTAGAACAAGCGGGGAAATCCGTTTAAGCAATTTTATGCTTTGGCAGCTTGCATACACGGAGTTTTGGTTTACTGATGTTCTATGGCCAGATTTTGGCGAAGAGCATTTTATTGAAGCGATTGAGGTATTCCAGAACCGTCAGAGGCGGTTTGGCGGAGTTTAA
- a CDS encoding phosphatidate cytidylyltransferase has product MKQRIISAIIFGAIFLPLTIYGGFPFIILAYLLASIALYEVLKMRKIKLYSLPGLLSLLLLWVMLLPKQFQNSFEPLSYSKIEFVLLAVLLFLTYTVTTKNQFNFDDVAFSILAVLYIGIGFYFFIETRESGLVYIFYSLFIIWATDSGAYFIGRAIGKNKLWPEISPNKTIEGSIGGVVCALIVAALFILFSDINASFLQLSIITIVLSIFGQIGDLVESALKRHYDVKDSGNIMPGHGGILDRFDSLLFVWPLLHFIYLM; this is encoded by the coding sequence ATGAAGCAACGAATCATTTCAGCGATCATATTTGGTGCAATTTTTTTGCCTTTAACGATTTATGGTGGATTTCCATTCATTATTCTAGCCTATTTATTGGCATCTATTGCACTATATGAAGTATTAAAAATGCGCAAAATTAAGCTCTATTCTTTACCAGGGCTACTTTCTTTATTACTATTATGGGTAATGCTACTACCTAAACAGTTCCAGAATAGTTTTGAACCACTAAGCTATTCGAAAATTGAATTTGTCCTCCTCGCGGTTTTACTTTTTTTAACCTATACAGTAACAACAAAAAATCAATTTAATTTTGATGATGTTGCGTTTTCAATTCTTGCTGTACTTTATATTGGTATTGGTTTCTATTTCTTTATTGAAACACGTGAATCGGGACTAGTCTATATTTTCTATTCCTTATTTATCATATGGGCAACCGACTCTGGAGCCTATTTTATTGGCCGTGCTATTGGTAAAAACAAGCTCTGGCCTGAAATTAGCCCCAATAAGACAATTGAAGGTTCGATTGGTGGTGTCGTTTGTGCACTAATAGTGGCAGCGCTCTTTATTCTTTTCTCAGATATTAATGCCTCTTTTCTACAGCTATCCATCATTACGATAGTCCTGTCAATTTTTGGACAAATTGGTGATTTAGTTGAATCCGCTTTGAAGCGCCATTATGATGTAAAGGATTCCGGTAATATAATGCCGGGGCACGGCGGAATATTAGATCGTTTTGATAGCTTATTATTCGTTTGGCCATTATTGCATTTTATTTATTTAATGTAG
- a CDS encoding 1-deoxy-D-xylulose-5-phosphate reductoisomerase has product MKNISLMGATGSIGTQTLDIIKEHPDEFRLVAMAVGRNLDLTRKIILEYRPELVSTSDRSSAQILEAEFPNISFTYGNDGLSEVAVYHKAEILVNAVTGSIGLTPTLQAIKEKKTIAIANKETLVTAGHLVMEEAKKNQVSLLPVDSEHSAIFQALQGENQKNIEKLILTASGGSFRDRTRQELENVTVREALNHPNWSMGAKITIDSATMMNKGLEVIEAHWLFSINYDNIDVLLHKESIIHSMIEFQDSSIIAQLGTPDMRVPIQYALTYPDRLPLPSANRLNLAEIGMLHFQKMDMDRFRCLRYAYEAGKAGGSMPAVLNAANEVAVAAFLNGKTTFLQIEELIEKALSIHKNISNPSLAHIQEVDLETRKYVDSLLS; this is encoded by the coding sequence TTGAAGAATATTAGTTTAATGGGAGCTACTGGTTCAATTGGCACCCAAACGTTAGATATAATCAAGGAGCATCCTGATGAATTTCGGCTAGTTGCCATGGCAGTTGGCAGAAATCTGGACCTGACTAGGAAAATCATTCTTGAATATCGTCCAGAGCTTGTTTCAACGTCCGACAGATCATCAGCACAAATACTAGAAGCTGAATTTCCAAATATCTCTTTTACATATGGCAATGACGGGCTATCAGAAGTAGCCGTTTATCATAAAGCAGAGATCCTTGTTAATGCAGTCACTGGCAGTATTGGTTTAACTCCAACACTGCAAGCTATTAAGGAAAAAAAGACGATTGCCATTGCGAATAAGGAAACATTAGTAACTGCGGGACATCTTGTCATGGAGGAAGCGAAAAAAAATCAAGTTTCATTATTGCCAGTGGATAGTGAGCATTCTGCTATTTTTCAGGCTTTACAAGGTGAAAATCAAAAGAATATTGAAAAGCTAATACTGACTGCCTCCGGTGGTTCTTTTAGGGACCGTACTAGACAGGAGCTAGAAAATGTGACAGTTCGTGAAGCTCTTAATCATCCTAATTGGTCTATGGGTGCAAAAATCACAATCGATTCTGCAACGATGATGAATAAAGGACTAGAGGTCATTGAAGCACATTGGCTTTTTTCAATCAATTATGATAATATTGACGTCTTATTGCATAAGGAAAGCATCATTCACTCTATGATTGAATTTCAGGACAGCAGCATCATCGCACAATTAGGAACACCAGATATGAGGGTTCCCATTCAATATGCATTGACTTATCCAGACAGGCTTCCCCTTCCATCAGCAAATCGGTTGAACTTGGCTGAAATTGGAATGCTCCATTTTCAAAAAATGGACATGGACCGCTTCCGCTGTTTAAGGTATGCGTATGAAGCTGGTAAGGCGGGCGGATCAATGCCTGCTGTTTTGAATGCTGCAAACGAAGTAGCAGTTGCAGCCTTTTTAAATGGAAAAACAACCTTCCTTCAAATAGAAGAATTAATTGAAAAGGCTTTGAGTATTCACAAAAACATCTCAAATCCAAGTCTTGCCCATATTCAGGAAGTCGATTTGGAGACGAGAAAATATGTAGACTCACTTTTAAGCTAA
- the rseP gene encoding RIP metalloprotease RseP: protein MSTVIAFIIIFGALVFFHELGHFVFAKRAGILCREFAIGFGPKVFSHKKGETTYTIRLLPIGGFVRMAGEDPEMIDIKPGFRVGLLFNESEQVKKIILNQKEKYPEARVIEVEHADIEHSLVIKGYVEGEEEEKLQSFTISPSALLVEDGVETLIAPYNRQFASKTLGQRTMAIFAGPMMNFILAFVIFVLIGLLQGIPTNEPELGKLTPDGAAISAGLKEGDIIHSINGAEISSWSDVVEIIRKNPNNELQFSLDRDGQEINLPVTPKVQEVEGEKIGIIGVYSPMENSPIKAITNGALETYNWTIEIFKMLGKLITGQFSIDALSGPVGIYVSTDTVAKSGIYYLMKWAGILSINLGIMNLLPIPALDGGRLMFFAVEAVRGKPIDRHKEGMVHFIGFALLMLLMLVVTWNDIQRFFL from the coding sequence TTGAGTACAGTTATAGCCTTTATTATCATATTTGGCGCATTAGTATTTTTTCATGAATTAGGGCATTTTGTATTTGCGAAAAGAGCAGGGATCCTTTGCCGTGAATTCGCAATTGGGTTCGGACCTAAGGTATTCTCTCATAAAAAGGGAGAAACAACCTACACGATTAGGCTATTACCAATTGGGGGCTTTGTCCGCATGGCGGGAGAAGATCCTGAAATGATTGATATAAAGCCAGGATTTAGAGTTGGTTTATTATTTAATGAATCAGAACAAGTTAAGAAAATTATCCTGAATCAAAAGGAAAAATACCCAGAAGCTAGAGTCATTGAGGTGGAGCATGCAGATATAGAGCATTCTCTGGTCATTAAAGGCTACGTTGAAGGGGAAGAGGAAGAAAAACTACAATCATTTACTATTAGCCCAAGTGCATTATTAGTAGAAGATGGAGTTGAAACCCTAATTGCTCCTTACAATAGACAGTTTGCTTCAAAGACGCTAGGCCAGAGAACTATGGCTATTTTTGCTGGGCCGATGATGAACTTTATTCTTGCCTTTGTCATTTTTGTCCTTATCGGACTGCTGCAGGGAATTCCTACGAATGAACCTGAGCTAGGAAAATTAACTCCTGATGGAGCTGCGATATCTGCAGGATTAAAAGAAGGGGATATCATTCACAGTATTAACGGAGCTGAAATATCAAGCTGGTCGGATGTTGTTGAGATTATCCGCAAAAATCCGAACAATGAGCTCCAATTCTCCCTTGATCGAGACGGACAAGAAATAAACTTGCCTGTTACTCCGAAGGTTCAAGAAGTAGAAGGGGAAAAGATTGGTATAATCGGCGTTTATAGCCCAATGGAAAATTCACCTATTAAGGCCATTACAAATGGGGCTTTAGAAACGTATAATTGGACTATAGAGATTTTTAAAATGCTGGGTAAATTGATTACTGGACAATTCTCCATTGATGCATTATCAGGTCCTGTCGGCATATATGTATCAACTGACACAGTAGCTAAATCGGGTATTTATTATTTGATGAAATGGGCAGGTATACTAAGTATTAACTTAGGTATCATGAATTTACTTCCAATACCTGCTTTAGATGGCGGAAGATTGATGTTTTTCGCGGTTGAAGCAGTAAGAGGAAAGCCAATTGACCGTCATAAAGAAGGAATGGTTCATTTTATCGGGTTTGCATTATTAATGCTTTTAATGCTAGTAGTAACCTGGAACGACATTCAAAGATTTTTCTTATAA
- a CDS encoding PolC-type DNA polymerase III, producing MEALGNKERFQLLLQQLQLTEDSIVQHFKHAQIKKVVIGKKEKKWHFHFEFEQILPFNIFSLFSTKLAKVFSHIANTSFTIEVKNNKIDEQLVQGYWKYCIQEMEGMAPPLIKLLNEQIPAVHGNKLIINVRNDTEGLSIKRKYAEIISSVYETVGFPTLSIDTEISSEGANEEYQKFIEAKQREDQERGIQAMIEMQKKEAEAGANDAASIQGPLTIGLTIKDDADFRKLIDIIDEERRVAIEGYVFSAETKELRSGRTLLTFKITDYTSSIIVKMFSRDKEDAALYQHVQKGMWLKVRGSIQTDTFVRDLVMIGNDINEIKPVQRQDTAPENEKRVELHLHTPMSQMDAVTSVSALISQAKKWGHKAIAVTDHAVVQSFPEAFSAGKKNDIKILYGVEVNLVDDGVPIAYNSAKRKLTEDTYVVFDVETTGLSAVYDTIIELAAVKIHNGEIIDRFESFANPHHPLSATTINLTGITDDLVENAPEVDEVLQRFYEWTGDDILVAHNASFDMGFLNVGYKKIGLGKASNPVIDTLELARFLYPDMKNHRLNTLAKKFDVELTQHHRAIYDAEATGYLLLKMLKDAAEKEIEYHDQFNDHMGEGNAYQRARPYHCTLLAQTEAGLKNLFKLVSISHMNYFYRVPRIPRSLLQKYREGLLVGSGCDKGEVFEGMMQKSPEEVEDIAAFYDYLEVHPKAVYAHLIELELVKNEKALEEIIGNIVQLGDKLGLPVVGTGNVHYLNPNDKIYRKILISSQGGANPLNRHKLPDVHFRTTNEMLDAFSFLGRDMAKEIVVDNTNKIADMIDVIKPIKDDLYTPKIEGADDEMRNMSYAMARRIYGDDLPEIVEARLEKELKSIIGHGFAVIYLISHKLVKKSLDDGYLVGSRGSVGSSFVATMTEITEVNPLPPHYVCPECKHSEFFNDGSVGSGYDLPDKDCQNCGAAYIKDGQDIPFETFLGFKGDKVPDIDLNFSGEYQPRAHNYTKVLFGEDYVYRAGTIGTVADKTAFGYVKAYQQDHNLQLRGAEVERLASGCTGVKRTTGQHPGGIIVVPDYMDIFDFSPIQFPADDKNSEWKTTHFDFHSIHDNLLKLDILGHDDPTVIRMLQDLSGIDPKTIPTDDPEVMKIFSGTESLGVTEDQIMCKTGTLGIPEFGTRFVRQMLEDTKPTTFSELVQISGLSHGTDVWLGNAQELIHNKICTLSEVIGCRDDIMVYLIYQGLEPAFAFKIMESVRKGKGLSDEMEEEMRKNQVPEWYIDSCKKIKYMFPKAHASAYVLMAVRIAYFKVHHPLLYYAAYFTVRAEDFDVDAMVKGSQSIRALVEEINAKGLDASTKEKNLLTVMELALEMSERGFSFQKVDLYRSSANEFIIDGNTLIPPFNSIPGLGTNAALNIVKAREVGEFLSKEDLQQRGRLSKTIIEYLDNHGCLESLPEQNQLSLF from the coding sequence ATGGAAGCCCTAGGCAATAAAGAGAGATTCCAACTCTTGCTCCAGCAGCTGCAGTTAACTGAAGATTCAATTGTGCAGCATTTTAAACATGCTCAAATAAAGAAAGTAGTAATTGGGAAGAAAGAAAAAAAGTGGCATTTTCATTTTGAATTTGAGCAAATTCTTCCATTTAATATCTTTAGCCTCTTTTCCACTAAGTTGGCAAAGGTATTTTCTCATATTGCAAATACATCGTTTACCATTGAGGTTAAGAATAATAAAATTGATGAACAATTAGTGCAGGGGTATTGGAAATATTGTATTCAAGAAATGGAAGGCATGGCCCCTCCATTAATAAAATTATTAAATGAACAGATTCCTGCCGTGCATGGGAACAAGCTTATTATAAATGTAAGAAACGATACGGAAGGATTGTCCATCAAAAGAAAATATGCAGAGATTATATCAAGTGTTTATGAAACAGTTGGTTTTCCCACATTATCGATTGATACTGAAATTTCTTCAGAAGGCGCTAATGAAGAATATCAGAAATTTATCGAGGCTAAACAAAGAGAAGACCAAGAACGCGGGATTCAAGCAATGATTGAAATGCAGAAGAAAGAAGCTGAAGCAGGGGCTAATGATGCTGCTTCGATTCAAGGCCCGTTAACAATCGGATTAACGATTAAAGATGATGCCGATTTCAGAAAGCTAATTGATATTATCGATGAAGAACGCCGAGTTGCAATAGAGGGGTATGTGTTTTCTGCGGAAACAAAGGAACTCCGGAGCGGCAGAACACTTTTAACCTTCAAAATTACGGATTACACAAGCTCCATAATAGTCAAAATGTTTTCACGGGATAAAGAAGATGCCGCATTGTATCAGCATGTTCAAAAGGGTATGTGGCTGAAGGTGAGAGGCAGTATCCAAACGGATACCTTTGTTCGTGATCTTGTCATGATTGGAAATGATATAAACGAAATCAAACCAGTCCAAAGACAAGATACAGCACCCGAAAATGAAAAACGTGTGGAACTTCATCTCCATACCCCAATGAGTCAAATGGATGCCGTCACATCCGTCAGCGCACTTATTAGTCAGGCAAAGAAATGGGGGCATAAGGCAATAGCTGTAACGGATCACGCAGTCGTACAGTCTTTTCCTGAAGCCTTTAGTGCTGGGAAGAAGAATGATATAAAAATATTGTATGGTGTTGAAGTTAACTTAGTAGACGATGGGGTTCCTATTGCCTATAACAGTGCAAAAAGAAAGCTGACTGAAGATACGTATGTAGTATTTGACGTTGAAACGACTGGTTTATCCGCTGTTTATGACACGATTATTGAGCTTGCAGCGGTTAAGATTCATAACGGAGAAATTATTGATCGCTTTGAGTCCTTTGCGAATCCACACCACCCACTTTCTGCAACTACTATTAATTTAACTGGAATCACAGATGACCTTGTTGAAAATGCACCTGAAGTAGATGAAGTGCTGCAGAGATTTTATGAGTGGACGGGTGATGATATTTTAGTTGCTCATAATGCTTCTTTTGACATGGGATTCTTAAATGTTGGCTATAAGAAAATTGGTTTAGGAAAAGCATCAAATCCAGTAATTGACACATTGGAATTGGCCCGTTTCTTATATCCAGATATGAAAAACCATCGCTTAAATACATTAGCGAAGAAATTTGATGTTGAGTTAACACAGCATCATAGAGCGATATATGATGCTGAAGCAACTGGTTATCTATTATTAAAGATGTTAAAGGATGCTGCAGAAAAAGAAATTGAATATCATGATCAGTTTAATGATCATATGGGTGAGGGGAATGCATACCAGCGTGCTAGACCTTATCATTGTACACTGCTTGCACAAACTGAAGCTGGTTTAAAGAATCTATTTAAGCTTGTTTCTATCTCTCATATGAATTATTTCTATCGTGTTCCGCGAATTCCAAGATCACTGCTTCAGAAATATCGGGAAGGGCTTCTTGTTGGCTCCGGATGTGATAAAGGTGAAGTTTTCGAGGGAATGATGCAGAAGTCACCTGAAGAGGTTGAAGATATTGCAGCATTTTACGATTATCTTGAAGTACACCCTAAAGCTGTCTATGCTCATTTAATAGAACTAGAACTAGTAAAAAATGAAAAAGCTCTAGAGGAGATCATTGGGAATATTGTTCAATTAGGTGATAAACTAGGTCTTCCTGTTGTCGGAACAGGAAATGTCCATTATTTAAACCCAAATGACAAAATATACCGTAAGATCCTGATCAGTTCTCAAGGGGGAGCAAATCCATTAAATCGTCATAAGCTTCCAGATGTGCATTTTAGAACAACGAATGAAATGCTTGATGCTTTTTCATTTCTGGGGCGTGATATGGCAAAGGAAATTGTCGTAGATAATACGAATAAAATTGCCGATATGATTGATGTTATTAAACCAATCAAAGATGATCTGTATACGCCAAAAATCGAAGGCGCAGATGATGAAATGCGGAATATGAGCTATGCAATGGCAAGAAGAATTTATGGAGATGATCTGCCTGAAATAGTTGAAGCTCGTCTTGAAAAGGAATTAAAAAGTATAATTGGGCATGGCTTTGCTGTTATTTATTTGATCTCTCATAAATTAGTAAAAAAATCATTAGATGATGGTTATTTAGTTGGTTCACGGGGATCTGTTGGTTCATCCTTTGTTGCAACGATGACAGAGATAACAGAAGTAAATCCGCTGCCTCCACATTATGTGTGTCCAGAGTGCAAGCATTCTGAATTCTTCAATGACGGTTCAGTAGGATCTGGATATGACCTGCCGGACAAGGACTGTCAAAACTGTGGTGCTGCCTATATAAAGGATGGACAAGATATTCCGTTTGAAACCTTCCTTGGTTTCAAAGGGGACAAGGTTCCGGATATTGACTTAAACTTTTCAGGGGAATATCAGCCGCGTGCCCACAACTACACGAAGGTTTTGTTTGGGGAAGACTATGTATACCGGGCGGGTACGATTGGAACAGTTGCCGACAAGACAGCATTCGGATATGTAAAAGCCTATCAGCAGGATCATAACCTACAATTAAGAGGTGCAGAGGTTGAACGCCTTGCCTCTGGATGCACTGGTGTAAAAAGAACAACTGGTCAGCATCCAGGAGGTATTATCGTTGTTCCTGATTATATGGATATTTTTGATTTTTCACCGATCCAATTTCCGGCTGATGATAAAAATTCAGAATGGAAGACAACCCATTTTGATTTCCATTCTATCCATGATAATCTACTTAAACTCGACATTCTTGGACACGATGATCCAACGGTTATTCGTATGCTGCAAGATTTAAGCGGAATTGATCCGAAAACAATCCCAACAGACGATCCTGAAGTCATGAAAATATTTAGCGGTACAGAATCCTTAGGTGTAACAGAAGATCAAATCATGTGTAAAACAGGCACGCTTGGTATTCCGGAATTTGGAACACGATTTGTTCGTCAAATGCTTGAAGATACAAAGCCGACAACATTTTCCGAGCTCGTTCAAATATCTGGACTTTCTCATGGTACCGATGTTTGGCTAGGTAATGCGCAGGAACTCATTCATAATAAAATTTGTACATTGAGTGAAGTTATTGGATGTCGTGATGATATTATGGTTTATTTAATTTATCAAGGCCTGGAACCAGCATTTGCCTTTAAAATTATGGAATCCGTTCGTAAAGGTAAAGGGTTATCCGATGAAATGGAAGAGGAAATGAGGAAGAATCAGGTTCCCGAATGGTATATCGACTCTTGTAAAAAGATAAAATATATGTTCCCTAAAGCCCATGCTTCTGCTTATGTTTTAATGGCCGTAAGGATTGCTTATTTTAAAGTTCATCATCCTCTTTTGTATTATGCAGCATACTTTACAGTTCGTGCAGAAGATTTTGATGTGGATGCCATGGTTAAAGGATCGCAATCCATCCGTGCTTTAGTTGAAGAGATAAATGCTAAAGGCCTTGATGCGTCCACAAAGGAAAAGAACCTATTAACGGTGATGGAGCTGGCCCTTGAAATGTCTGAACGCGGCTTTAGCTTCCAAAAGGTTGACTTATACCGCTCAAGTGCAAATGAATTTATTATTGATGGAAATACTTTAATACCTCCATTCAATTCGATTCCTGGACTGGGGACAAATGCGGCCCTTAATATTGTAAAAGCTAGGGAAGTGGGGGAGTTTCTGTCTAAAGAAGACCTTCAGCAGCGGGGAAGATTATCCAAAACGATCATTGAGTATTTGGACAATCACGGTTGCCTGGAATCACTTCCAGAACAAAATCAGCTTTCACTATTTTAA
- the rimP gene encoding ribosome maturation factor RimP, whose translation MMSKVTDTVGQLVTPILDELNIELVDIEYVKEGRDWFLRVFIDKENGVDIEDCGLVSEKLSEKLDEIDPIPYNYFLEVSSPGAERPLKSEKDFQKAIGKNVFIKTYEPIDGDKTFEGILTHFDGQTVTVEIKIKTRKKSIDIPYEKVANARLAVVFS comes from the coding sequence ATTATGAGCAAGGTGACTGATACGGTTGGACAATTAGTCACACCCATTCTAGATGAGCTAAATATTGAATTAGTTGACATTGAATACGTAAAGGAAGGAAGAGATTGGTTCCTCCGCGTATTTATTGATAAGGAAAATGGTGTCGATATTGAGGACTGCGGGTTAGTCAGTGAAAAATTAAGTGAAAAGCTTGATGAGATAGATCCAATTCCTTATAACTATTTCTTAGAGGTTTCATCGCCTGGAGCTGAACGCCCTCTTAAAAGTGAAAAGGACTTTCAAAAAGCAATTGGCAAAAATGTTTTTATTAAAACCTATGAGCCTATTGATGGTGATAAAACGTTCGAAGGAATTTTGACTCATTTTGATGGTCAAACAGTAACAGTTGAAATCAAAATTAAAACAAGAAAGAAAAGTATTGATATACCTTATGAAAAAGTTGCAAATGCTCGCTTAGCAGTTGTTTTTTCATAA
- the nusA gene encoding transcription termination factor NusA has product MSSELLDALTLLEKEKGISRDVIIDAIEAALVSAYRRNFNQAQNVRIDLNLGNGTMRVFARKEVVEEVFDPRLEISVEDAGRINPNYQVEDIVELEVTPKDFGRIAAQTAKQVVTQRVREAERGIIYSEFIDREEDIMTGIVQRQDSKFIYVSLGKIEAILPTNEQMPNEQYKPHDRIKVFITKVEKTTKGPQIFVSRTHPGLLKRLFEIEVPEIYDGTVEIKSVAREAGDRSKISVHSDNEEVDPVGSCVGPKGTRVQAVVNELKGEKIDIVKWSADPIVFVANALSPSKVLDVIVNENDKATTVIVPDYQLSLAIGKRGQNARLAAKLTGWKIDIKSESEARETGMYPREETLLTYDSTELEDDDFQEDMD; this is encoded by the coding sequence ATGAGCAGCGAATTGTTGGATGCTCTCACATTACTTGAAAAAGAAAAAGGCATTTCACGTGATGTCATTATTGATGCAATTGAAGCAGCGCTAGTATCTGCATACCGCAGAAACTTCAATCAAGCACAAAATGTTCGGATTGATTTAAATCTTGGAAACGGAACGATGCGAGTTTTTGCCCGGAAAGAAGTAGTTGAAGAGGTATTTGACCCAAGACTAGAAATTTCCGTTGAAGATGCCGGGAGAATTAATCCTAATTACCAGGTTGAAGATATAGTGGAATTAGAAGTGACCCCAAAGGACTTCGGCCGAATTGCGGCACAAACAGCCAAGCAGGTTGTTACACAGCGTGTTCGTGAAGCCGAAAGAGGAATTATATACTCTGAATTTATTGACCGTGAAGAAGATATTATGACAGGGATTGTGCAGCGTCAGGATTCCAAATTTATTTATGTCAGTCTTGGAAAAATTGAAGCGATTCTTCCTACAAATGAACAAATGCCTAACGAACAATACAAACCGCATGACAGAATAAAAGTGTTCATTACAAAGGTTGAAAAGACAACAAAAGGACCACAAATTTTTGTTTCCAGAACCCACCCAGGTCTTTTGAAAAGATTGTTTGAAATTGAAGTTCCCGAAATTTACGATGGTACAGTTGAAATTAAATCTGTAGCCAGAGAAGCTGGAGACCGTTCGAAAATTTCCGTTCATTCTGATAATGAGGAAGTCGATCCAGTTGGTTCTTGTGTTGGACCGAAAGGCACTCGTGTTCAAGCGGTAGTGAATGAGTTAAAAGGTGAAAAGATTGACATTGTAAAGTGGTCAGCTGATCCGATTGTTTTCGTAGCTAATGCTTTAAGTCCATCTAAAGTTCTTGACGTTATCGTAAATGAAAATGATAAAGCTACAACTGTTATAGTTCCAGATTATCAGCTGTCACTCGCAATTGGAAAACGTGGGCAAAACGCGAGACTTGCTGCGAAGCTAACAGGATGGAAAATAGATATTAAATCTGAGTCGGAAGCGCGTGAAACAGGCATGTATCCAAGAGAAGAAACACTTTTGACTTATGATAGCACTGAGCTTGAAGATGATGATTTTCAGGAAGATATGGATTAA
- the rnpM gene encoding RNase P modulator RnpM, which translates to MNNRKKVPLRKCVATGEMRPKKELVRIVRSKEGEVSVDLTGKKSGRGAYLSKEEEAVKLAKKKNILASHLEVSIDDSIYEELLELIEKEKRLSK; encoded by the coding sequence GTGAACAATCGTAAAAAAGTTCCTCTGCGTAAATGTGTCGCAACCGGTGAAATGAGACCGAAAAAAGAACTCGTTCGCATCGTTCGCTCTAAAGAAGGGGAAGTATCCGTTGATCTGACTGGAAAAAAATCCGGTCGCGGCGCCTACCTTTCTAAAGAAGAAGAGGCTGTAAAACTTGCAAAAAAGAAAAACATTTTAGCGAGCCATTTAGAAGTTTCAATAGATGATTCAATTTATGAAGAGCTTTTAGAGCTCATAGAGAAGGAGAAACGACTATCCAAATGA
- a CDS encoding YlxQ family RNA-binding protein: protein MNANQWMSLLGLANRARKITSGEELTIKEIRNGKAKLILLSADASVNTTKKVTDKCKSYQIPYRLVENREILGQAIGKDARVVVAVLDDGFAKKLKSLLD, encoded by the coding sequence ATGAATGCAAATCAATGGATGTCATTGCTTGGCTTAGCGAATCGGGCACGAAAAATTACTTCGGGTGAAGAGCTTACTATCAAAGAAATAAGAAACGGTAAAGCAAAGCTCATATTGCTATCTGCGGACGCTTCTGTTAACACGACAAAAAAAGTAACTGATAAATGTAAATCCTATCAAATTCCATATAGGCTTGTAGAAAACCGGGAAATCCTTGGTCAGGCTATTGGAAAAGATGCTCGGGTTGTTGTGGCAGTGCTTGATGATGGATTTGCAAAAAAACTGAAGTCGTTGCTCGATTAA